In Crinalium epipsammum PCC 9333, the following are encoded in one genomic region:
- a CDS encoding aldo/keto reductase, whose amino-acid sequence MRYRRFGKTNLQFSVFSLGTMRCLASPAEAYRTVNHAIAQGINHLETARGYGKSEQYLGEIFRTGLAVSREQVYITTKLPPAPNADTMRNWLDESLQRLNLDYIDCLAIHGINTWEHLEWVLAPNGCMQPVQQAIASGKIRHLGFSTHGSLDVILAAISTDLFEFVNLHYYYFFQRHAAAIALAHQKDMGIFIISPADKGGRLYTPTATLKELCAPFSPLELNYRFLLSDRRITTLSVGAANPDELTEPLTVADKDYPLTPIEVEIIERLHTRMVDALSTDLCSQCYKCLPCPENINIPEVLRLRNLAVAYDMTDYGQYRYGMFGNAGHWFPGVKGANCTECGDCLPRCPQQLDIPKLLTDTHQRLNGTPRRRLWD is encoded by the coding sequence ATGCGTTATCGCCGATTTGGGAAAACTAATCTCCAGTTTTCAGTATTCTCTTTGGGAACAATGCGCTGTTTGGCATCTCCAGCAGAGGCTTACCGAACAGTAAATCATGCTATTGCCCAAGGAATAAATCACTTAGAAACAGCTAGAGGGTATGGCAAAAGTGAGCAGTATCTTGGTGAAATTTTCCGAACTGGATTAGCCGTTTCACGGGAGCAGGTATATATTACTACCAAGCTACCACCTGCCCCTAATGCTGATACCATGCGTAATTGGCTTGACGAATCTTTACAACGTTTAAACCTAGACTATATAGATTGTCTAGCAATTCATGGCATAAATACTTGGGAGCATTTGGAATGGGTATTAGCTCCTAATGGCTGTATGCAGCCTGTGCAGCAAGCGATCGCATCCGGTAAAATCCGACACCTTGGCTTTTCTACACATGGCTCATTAGATGTAATCCTCGCAGCCATCAGTACAGATTTATTTGAATTTGTCAATCTGCATTACTACTATTTTTTTCAACGTCATGCAGCAGCAATAGCATTAGCCCATCAAAAGGATATGGGCATATTTATTATCTCACCAGCAGATAAGGGTGGGCGGTTATACACACCAACAGCTACCTTGAAGGAATTATGCGCTCCTTTTTCTCCCCTAGAGCTAAATTATCGCTTTTTATTGAGCGATCGTCGCATTACTACCCTTAGTGTAGGTGCAGCTAACCCAGATGAATTAACCGAACCTCTGACTGTTGCGGATAAAGATTACCCCTTAACACCAATAGAAGTGGAAATTATAGAGCGTCTACACACCCGAATGGTAGACGCTCTCTCCACAGATTTGTGCAGCCAATGCTACAAATGTTTACCTTGTCCAGAGAATATCAATATTCCAGAAGTACTACGCCTGCGGAATCTAGCAGTTGCCTATGATATGACTGATTATGGTCAATATCGCTATGGGATGTTTGGAAACGCGGGTCATTGGTTTCCTGGCGTAAAAGGCGCAAACTGTACCGAATGTGGCGACTGTTTACCTCGTTGTCCCCAGCAACTCGATATTCCCAAACTCTTAACAGACACTCACCAACGTCTTAATGGTACACCTAGACGAAGATTATGGGATTGA
- the pgeF gene encoding peptidoglycan editing factor PgeF — protein sequence MDSNIWHWHRWEGLPYLTCSLLEPWSHGFFTSLFSPRTPLELVEVLQPEAEVYRVKQVHGNTVLTPSMIGAAMAEGKEEQEGGLLPADGLVTEQANQAIWVCSADCTPVLIADRHTGQVAAIHAGWRGTASKIVPEAIAQLVAAGSKLENLLVAMGPAISGEVYQVSVDVGVEVGASIIPANVAHSHQAILDILQELPDSPILPDPEVDKVRLDVRKVNAIQLAQLGIKEEQIAIAPHCTYQEPDKFFSYRRSQLKKVQWSGIVSLHE from the coding sequence ATGGATAGTAATATTTGGCACTGGCACCGTTGGGAAGGATTACCTTATTTAACTTGTAGCTTGCTGGAACCTTGGTCGCACGGATTTTTTACTTCTTTGTTTTCGCCTAGAACTCCGTTAGAGTTAGTGGAGGTGCTGCAACCAGAAGCTGAAGTTTATCGAGTTAAGCAGGTACATGGCAATACGGTGCTAACGCCGTCAATGATAGGGGCGGCTATGGCTGAAGGTAAGGAAGAACAAGAGGGGGGGTTACTACCTGCTGATGGATTAGTAACAGAGCAAGCTAACCAGGCTATTTGGGTGTGTAGTGCTGATTGTACTCCGGTATTGATTGCCGATCGCCATACGGGACAAGTGGCAGCAATTCATGCTGGTTGGCGCGGGACTGCCTCTAAAATTGTGCCAGAAGCGATCGCGCAATTAGTTGCTGCTGGTAGTAAGTTAGAAAATTTGCTTGTAGCTATGGGACCTGCCATTTCAGGTGAAGTTTATCAAGTATCTGTTGATGTTGGTGTTGAAGTTGGAGCCAGCATTATACCAGCAAATGTTGCACATTCTCATCAGGCAATTTTAGATATTTTGCAGGAGTTACCTGATTCGCCAATATTACCAGATCCAGAAGTTGATAAGGTTCGTTTAGATGTGCGGAAAGTTAATGCAATTCAATTGGCACAACTAGGTATAAAAGAGGAGCAAATTGCGATCGCGCCTCACTGTACCTATCAAGAACCAGATAAATTTTTCTCCTATAGGCGATCGCAACTTAAAAAAGTTCAGTGGTCAGGGATTGTAAGTTTACACGAGTAA
- a CDS encoding riboflavin synthase encodes MFTGLIQALGTIRPQGEDRFGISCLGDASKTLLLDLAIGDSVAVDGVCLTVEKILPQGFVAAASPETLTRTTLGQQQQAAAYVNLEGSLRVGSKLGGHFVTGHVDGIGCLESVVQTAQAWEMRFTTPPLFADQWQRQIARYIVPKGSIAVNGVSLTVADCDSDSTWFCVAVIPHSFAETNLRYLQPGSWVNLEGDILGKYVEKFMGFSSATRDIKNGDRQHEITSTFLAENGYF; translated from the coding sequence GTGTTTACAGGATTAATTCAAGCACTGGGAACAATTAGACCACAGGGGGAGGATCGTTTTGGAATTTCCTGCCTTGGGGATGCCTCAAAAACACTTTTACTAGATTTAGCGATCGGTGATAGTGTCGCAGTCGATGGGGTTTGCCTCACTGTAGAAAAAATTTTACCCCAAGGCTTTGTAGCCGCAGCTTCACCAGAAACTTTAACTCGTACTACTCTAGGGCAGCAGCAGCAAGCAGCCGCTTACGTCAACCTAGAAGGCTCTTTACGGGTTGGTAGCAAGCTAGGGGGGCATTTCGTCACTGGTCACGTAGATGGGATCGGTTGTCTAGAATCAGTAGTACAAACAGCCCAAGCTTGGGAAATGCGGTTTACAACACCGCCATTATTTGCTGACCAGTGGCAAAGACAAATTGCGCGTTACATAGTCCCCAAGGGAAGTATCGCAGTTAACGGTGTCAGCTTGACGGTAGCAGATTGTGATTCAGACAGTACTTGGTTCTGTGTAGCTGTAATACCCCACAGTTTTGCCGAAACTAACCTGCGTTATTTACAGCCTGGAAGCTGGGTAAATTTGGAAGGTGATATTCTCGGTAAGTATGTCGAAAAATTTATGGGGTTTTCTTCTGCTACTAGAGATATCAAAAATGGCGATCGCCAACATGAAATTACGTCCACCTTCTTAGCAGAAAACGGGTACTTTTAA
- a CDS encoding bifunctional nuclease family protein: protein MIEMKVAGIALDAVTRSPIVLLKDGSDRRALPIFIGQDQAKAIISALENQAPPRPLTHDLMANMFEAWNMKLERIIINSLQDNTFYALMIVSQGEVKKEIDARPSDAIAIAIRTNAPIWVMEEVIADASIPVDRDADEAERRAFRDFISRLRPEDLIQRGGFNGE from the coding sequence ATGATTGAGATGAAAGTTGCTGGCATTGCCTTAGATGCTGTCACTCGTAGCCCCATTGTGCTGCTAAAAGATGGTTCAGACCGACGCGCTTTGCCGATTTTTATTGGACAAGATCAGGCAAAAGCAATTATCAGTGCTTTAGAAAACCAAGCACCTCCTAGACCTCTTACCCATGACTTGATGGCTAATATGTTTGAGGCTTGGAATATGAAACTGGAGCGTATAATTATTAACTCGCTTCAGGATAATACTTTCTATGCACTGATGATTGTCAGTCAGGGTGAGGTAAAAAAGGAAATTGATGCCCGACCTAGTGATGCGATCGCGATCGCTATCCGCACTAATGCCCCAATTTGGGTCATGGAAGAAGTAATTGCTGATGCTTCTATCCCTGTTGACCGCGATGCTGACGAGGCAGAACGTCGAGCCTTTAGGGATTTTATATCTAGACTGCGACCAGAGGATTTGATTCAGCGAGGTGGCTTTAATGGGGAATAG
- a CDS encoding M23 family metallopeptidase, with protein MSIEAENPKQSSSYSTPLSIFYRRSLLIQGLGWVGGLGVLSNGLMFANAEPAQDTATITTAESPRNVIVDAEPVLDVAPKSSAPEAQPSVSQRHQDPVVLQKPSAPERLSEPAFARQPSPKRLSEPVAVRKSSTPERANNSDVAVAQPKRTYPNFVVPATPEPIALPNVIPNTTAASPKLPVSVKNNVYVDATVEPSDNYTINVGRNDSRLRQSSKKPVIALKQASTCKTVLRGPGLYRGLCGAVKLSPQTTTAYRTIAVPAPQTVAVRLPNLSKPKLRNKQFTNVASVNINPIRVSSPKTRLSSYRRYTPVAAVQRSLPSLSGLPTKLNSYISNIYPQLLPTNGNSSFIFPLTVPASITSAFGWRVHPILGSRTFHAGTDIGAPMGTPVLATSPATVASAGWMGGYGKAIILQSSQTQQVLYGHLSEIFVQPGQMIEQGTIIGRVGSTGRSTGPHLHFETRELTSQGWVATNSGVQLEYAMAQLVNSLRASQVITQPGG; from the coding sequence ATGAGTATAGAAGCGGAAAACCCAAAGCAATCCTCCAGTTATTCCACACCTTTAAGCATTTTTTATCGGCGTTCCCTACTAATTCAAGGATTAGGCTGGGTTGGCGGTTTAGGTGTCCTCAGTAACGGGTTAATGTTTGCCAATGCCGAACCAGCGCAGGATACAGCCACCATTACCACAGCAGAAAGTCCCCGCAACGTCATTGTAGATGCAGAACCTGTTCTAGATGTTGCCCCTAAAAGCTCTGCTCCAGAAGCCCAACCATCTGTATCCCAACGACATCAAGATCCCGTTGTACTACAGAAACCTTCAGCCCCAGAACGCCTATCTGAACCCGCTTTTGCACGTCAACCTTCCCCAAAACGCCTATCTGAACCAGTAGCTGTCCGCAAATCTTCTACACCAGAAAGAGCTAATAATTCAGATGTTGCTGTCGCTCAACCAAAACGGACTTATCCAAATTTCGTTGTACCAGCTACGCCTGAACCAATAGCACTTCCAAATGTCATACCCAATACTACAGCAGCCAGCCCCAAACTTCCGGTTAGCGTAAAAAACAATGTTTACGTTGATGCTACTGTTGAACCTAGTGATAACTACACTATTAACGTAGGTAGAAACGACTCACGCCTGCGACAATCTAGTAAAAAGCCTGTTATTGCCCTAAAACAAGCCTCAACCTGCAAAACTGTGTTACGGGGGCCAGGACTATATCGGGGACTGTGTGGTGCAGTAAAACTGAGTCCACAAACTACAACGGCTTATCGTACTATTGCTGTTCCTGCTCCTCAAACTGTTGCTGTGCGACTGCCTAATTTAAGCAAGCCAAAACTGAGAAATAAACAATTTACTAATGTTGCCTCAGTTAATATTAATCCTATTCGAGTTAGTTCCCCAAAAACTCGTCTTAGCAGCTACCGTCGTTATACACCAGTGGCTGCGGTGCAGCGAAGCTTACCGAGCTTATCGGGCTTACCGACAAAATTAAATTCCTATATTTCCAATATTTATCCACAGTTATTGCCAACTAATGGTAACAGTAGCTTCATTTTCCCCCTAACAGTTCCCGCATCCATCACATCAGCTTTTGGCTGGCGGGTACACCCAATATTAGGATCTCGCACCTTTCACGCTGGTACTGATATCGGCGCACCGATGGGGACACCAGTACTAGCAACTTCCCCTGCTACTGTAGCTAGCGCAGGCTGGATGGGTGGCTATGGCAAAGCCATTATTCTTCAAAGTAGCCAAACTCAACAAGTTCTCTATGGTCACCTATCAGAAATTTTTGTTCAACCTGGTCAAATGATAGAACAGGGAACTATAATTGGGCGCGTAGGTAGCACTGGCAGATCCACTGGCCCCCATTTACATTTTGAAACCCGTGAACTGACATCTCAAGGCTGGGTAGCCACAAATTCAGGGGTGCAATTAGAGTATGCTATGGCTCAATTAGTTAATTCTTTACGTGCCTCACAAGTAATCACCCAACCAGGCGGTTAA
- a CDS encoding biotin--[acetyl-CoA-carboxylase] ligase → MPFDPQQLESLVGANQNQPLQLSFHIFETLSSTNHKLWELIDQGAEPGTVVIANQQTAGRGQWGRHWQSPEGGLYLSIAVAPNIPTANSAVLTFASAWGIATALRDHGIPVLLKWPNDLVLTGHKLGGILTQTRVHQGIITKAVIGVGINWANPVPETGINLISFFKNQAIQPIKSLEMLMLITIRGILSGYQNCLAEKLDVLLSSYLKLLINQEQSILIDGHLGRVVGVTPTGDLRVCLPSEKSPSEICLKPGTISLGYNK, encoded by the coding sequence GTGCCATTTGATCCTCAACAGCTTGAATCCCTAGTAGGGGCAAATCAAAATCAACCTCTACAGCTTTCATTTCATATATTTGAGACATTATCATCTACCAATCACAAGCTTTGGGAATTAATTGATCAAGGCGCTGAACCAGGAACAGTTGTAATTGCCAACCAACAAACCGCAGGTCGAGGTCAATGGGGACGGCATTGGCAATCTCCTGAAGGTGGTCTGTACCTATCTATAGCTGTTGCTCCTAATATACCCACCGCCAACAGTGCCGTGCTTACTTTCGCTAGTGCTTGGGGAATAGCCACCGCCTTACGGGATCATGGTATTCCAGTATTACTCAAGTGGCCTAATGATTTGGTACTTACTGGACATAAACTTGGCGGTATTCTCACCCAAACCCGTGTCCACCAAGGGATAATTACCAAAGCAGTCATTGGTGTTGGGATTAACTGGGCTAACCCAGTACCTGAAACTGGCATTAATCTTATATCTTTCTTTAAGAATCAGGCAATCCAGCCGATTAAATCATTAGAAATGTTAATGCTTATTACTATTAGAGGAATTTTATCCGGATATCAAAATTGTTTAGCAGAAAAATTAGACGTTTTGCTGTCTTCTTACCTCAAGCTTCTAATTAACCAGGAACAATCTATCCTTATAGATGGACATCTAGGAAGAGTTGTAGGTGTAACCCCTACTGGAGATTTGCGAGTTTGCTTGCCATCTGAGAAATCCCCCTCAGAAATTTGTCTAAAGCCCGGTACAATCAGTTTGGGCTACAACAAATAG
- a CDS encoding PAS domain S-box protein — MIPPLNKKSNLALLILTVAAYAGNYFKLPLFFGLDFLFGSIFVLIVLRLFGSFWGTLTAIIAAVYTVILWNHPYGAVILICEALFVGLLSRRYSQNILLLDGIYWVFIGIPLVWVFYHLILHVDPTQTFLVLFKQSVNGIFNALLANLIFTYLPIHKWISRPQLKKTLSIKQTSLNLLVAFVFFPVLLLTVLDGQRVMSNITDLVTTELQSTSTDIISDLQAWHKHRVYALQELAKIAVNSESKLPAENAIPNRLQQSTEFLEKAFTDFHNLYVTNTAGNIIASYPRFNQDGRDNIGLSVADESNFKQTKAQLEPLVTNTYIDQFSLNPHVGLSVPIISRNQFRGLVYLSWELSYISQRISSKLENKQLQITIVDQAGSIIATNQGEQTVIEKFQRPQNGEIKSINNSIYQWLPDRGKVPPVVRWKNSLYVQETLIGEKLPWKLIVEAPATPYVNYLQAIYIKDLAIMLLVAIAAMILAELVSRKLVSPIESLADVTTNLPDKILDREAIAWPHSLVSEIDSLVSNFQIMAIALNQKFQEIKQNNETLEQKVKQRTAKLIQANKKLRQEINQRRSTEEALRDSEERWQLALRGNNDGIWDWNVKTNEIFFSTRWKEMLGYADDDIKHNLDEWGRRIYPDDLGWVTKAIQDHFDKKTPFYLTEHRVLCKDGSYKWVLDRGQALWDENGKPIRMVGSHTDITERKKAEVALQESERKYRSVVDTVKEVIFQTDAAGLWTFLNPAWTEITGFSVNESIGTNFLDYVHPDDQQRNFELFQPLIQRQKEYCRHEIRYLTKDGGDRCIEVFARLVVDAEDNIIGTSGTLNDITERKQTEAALRKSEELYRTLAQNYPSGAVILFDQDLRYTIADGAGLSEVGLSRELLEGKTIWESFPPETCEQIEPDYRAALSGEVRINEVPYNNHIYLVHTLPVRNNEGEIFAGMVVTQDITSLKKAEAEVRALNAELEERVMERTAQLEAANQLKDELLVREQQARASSEASEQRFRLLTEVMPQQVWTATADGSLDYVNQRTLDYFGRTNEQMLNWGWTNFIHPEDLERCLERWSKSLATGELYEVEFRLYQAAGETYRWHIGRAFPLQNQDGEILSWFGTNTDIEDQKRAQELLQQQTEALTQANQMKDEFLAIVSHELRTPLNSMLGWAKLLRSRKFDEATTARALETIERNAKSQAQIIDDILEVSRIVRGKIRLNMRPISLVATVEAAIDAVRPTAETKAIQLVEVLPAKSFQVSGDSDRLQQVIWNLLSNAIKFTPEGGRVEVRLEYVEDQSISGAYAQLQVIDTGKGISGEFLPYVFERFRQADSSSTRSYGGLGLGLAIVRQLVEVHGGTVEADSAGEGKGATFTVKLPLLNSPKFESLSAESDTVSEGNTEDLILSGLRVLVVEDDVDSREFLITVLQQDGAEVTAVASVSEALGVLESRQFDVLVSDIGMPVEDGYSLIRKVRVLQTQAEIPAIALTAYARDEDRQQALLAGFQMHVSKPIEPGKLVAMVAKVSGRSS, encoded by the coding sequence ATGATTCCCCCACTAAACAAAAAATCTAATCTGGCACTGCTGATTCTAACGGTAGCAGCGTATGCAGGTAACTATTTTAAACTGCCACTATTTTTCGGATTAGATTTCCTATTTGGTAGTATTTTTGTCCTAATCGTATTACGCCTATTCGGATCTTTTTGGGGTACGCTGACAGCCATAATTGCTGCTGTCTATACAGTAATTTTATGGAACCATCCTTATGGCGCGGTTATTTTAATCTGCGAGGCGTTATTTGTAGGTTTGCTATCGCGCCGCTACAGCCAAAATATCCTTTTGCTTGATGGAATTTATTGGGTATTTATTGGCATACCTTTGGTGTGGGTATTTTATCACCTAATTTTGCACGTAGATCCTACCCAAACATTTTTAGTACTTTTTAAACAGTCTGTTAATGGCATTTTCAACGCTTTACTTGCTAACTTAATATTTACTTATTTACCTATCCATAAATGGATATCTCGCCCCCAACTCAAAAAAACGTTATCTATTAAGCAAACATCATTAAACCTGTTAGTAGCCTTTGTTTTCTTTCCTGTACTCCTGCTGACAGTTTTAGATGGTCAACGGGTTATGAGTAATATTACAGATTTGGTTACAACTGAATTGCAGTCTACTTCTACAGATATTATTAGTGACTTACAAGCTTGGCATAAACATCGGGTATATGCTCTACAAGAACTCGCAAAAATAGCTGTAAATTCTGAAAGTAAACTCCCTGCTGAAAATGCAATACCAAATCGACTACAGCAAAGTACAGAATTTTTAGAAAAAGCTTTTACAGATTTTCATAATCTGTATGTTACCAATACAGCCGGAAATATCATTGCATCTTATCCAAGATTTAATCAGGATGGTAGAGATAATATTGGTTTAAGCGTCGCTGATGAAAGTAATTTTAAACAAACGAAAGCACAACTAGAACCCTTAGTAACAAACACTTATATAGACCAATTTTCACTAAATCCTCATGTTGGTTTAAGTGTACCAATAATTTCCAGAAATCAGTTTAGGGGATTAGTATATCTATCTTGGGAGTTGAGCTATATCAGCCAACGTATATCCTCAAAACTTGAAAATAAACAGTTGCAAATCACAATTGTTGATCAAGCAGGTTCTATTATTGCTACTAACCAGGGAGAGCAAACTGTTATAGAAAAATTCCAGCGACCTCAAAATGGGGAAATAAAATCAATTAATAATAGTATCTATCAATGGTTGCCAGACCGAGGAAAAGTTCCTCCGGTAGTACGCTGGAAAAATTCTCTCTATGTGCAAGAAACATTGATTGGGGAAAAACTACCTTGGAAATTAATAGTGGAAGCACCAGCTACTCCCTATGTTAACTATTTGCAAGCTATATATATTAAAGATCTTGCTATTATGCTCTTGGTGGCGATCGCTGCTATGATCTTGGCAGAGTTAGTTAGTCGTAAATTAGTTAGTCCTATAGAAAGCTTGGCAGATGTGACAACTAACTTACCTGATAAAATACTAGATAGAGAAGCGATCGCTTGGCCTCATAGCTTAGTGTCAGAGATAGATTCTCTAGTCAGCAATTTTCAAATTATGGCGATCGCGCTTAATCAAAAGTTTCAAGAAATTAAACAGAATAATGAAACTTTAGAGCAAAAAGTTAAGCAGCGCACAGCTAAATTAATCCAAGCAAACAAAAAATTAAGACAAGAAATTAATCAACGTCGTAGCACAGAAGAGGCGCTGCGAGATAGCGAAGAACGCTGGCAGTTGGCGTTGCGTGGTAATAATGATGGAATATGGGATTGGAATGTCAAAACTAATGAAATATTTTTTTCTACTCGTTGGAAAGAAATGCTTGGTTACGCAGATGACGACATTAAGCATAATTTAGATGAATGGGGTAGACGGATATATCCAGATGATCTCGGCTGGGTAACTAAAGCTATTCAAGATCACTTTGATAAAAAAACACCATTTTATTTAACTGAGCATCGAGTTTTATGCAAGGATGGGAGTTACAAATGGGTTTTAGATCGTGGTCAAGCTTTGTGGGATGAAAATGGTAAACCTATTCGGATGGTTGGTTCCCATACTGATATTACTGAACGGAAAAAAGCTGAAGTAGCTTTACAAGAAAGTGAGCGAAAGTATCGCTCTGTAGTTGATACTGTTAAAGAAGTAATTTTCCAGACCGATGCTGCTGGTTTATGGACATTTCTCAATCCAGCATGGACAGAAATTACTGGATTTTCAGTTAATGAAAGTATTGGCACTAACTTCTTAGATTACGTTCATCCTGATGATCAACAGCGCAATTTTGAATTATTTCAACCTTTAATTCAACGCCAAAAAGAATACTGCCGCCATGAAATTCGCTATCTCACTAAAGATGGTGGTGATCGTTGTATAGAAGTGTTTGCTCGTTTGGTAGTAGATGCTGAGGATAATATTATTGGTACTTCTGGAACTCTCAACGATATTACTGAACGTAAGCAAACAGAAGCAGCACTGAGAAAAAGTGAGGAGTTATACCGCACACTTGCCCAAAATTATCCCAGTGGTGCAGTAATTTTATTCGATCAAGATTTACGCTACACAATTGCTGATGGAGCAGGTTTATCAGAAGTTGGTCTTTCTAGAGAGTTATTAGAAGGAAAAACGATTTGGGAATCATTTCCGCCAGAAACTTGCGAACAGATTGAGCCAGATTACCGAGCCGCTCTGAGTGGAGAAGTAAGAATTAATGAAGTTCCCTATAACAATCATATTTATTTAGTGCATACGTTGCCTGTAAGGAACAACGAGGGAGAAATTTTTGCTGGGATGGTGGTGACACAGGACATTACTTCCTTGAAAAAAGCTGAGGCAGAAGTTCGGGCTTTGAATGCAGAACTAGAAGAAAGAGTGATGGAGAGAACTGCTCAATTAGAAGCAGCTAATCAGCTTAAAGATGAATTACTGGTGCGGGAACAGCAAGCACGCGCTTCTTCTGAGGCAAGTGAGCAACGTTTTCGCTTGTTGACAGAGGTGATGCCGCAGCAGGTATGGACGGCAACGGCGGATGGTAGCCTTGATTACGTCAACCAACGCACTCTTGACTACTTTGGTCGCACAAACGAGCAGATGTTGAATTGGGGATGGACAAATTTCATACATCCAGAAGATTTAGAACGGTGTCTTGAGCGTTGGAGTAAGTCTCTAGCAACAGGGGAATTATACGAAGTTGAATTTCGACTGTATCAGGCTGCTGGTGAAACTTATCGCTGGCACATTGGGCGGGCGTTCCCTTTACAAAATCAAGATGGGGAGATTCTCAGTTGGTTTGGAACAAATACAGATATTGAGGATCAAAAGCGGGCGCAGGAGTTACTACAGCAGCAGACGGAAGCGTTAACGCAAGCAAATCAGATGAAGGATGAGTTTTTAGCGATCGTGTCTCACGAATTACGGACACCGCTTAATTCTATGCTGGGGTGGGCTAAGTTGTTGCGATCGCGCAAGTTTGATGAAGCGACAACTGCACGGGCATTAGAAACGATTGAACGTAATGCGAAGTCTCAGGCACAAATAATTGATGATATTTTGGAAGTTTCCCGCATTGTCAGAGGGAAAATTCGTTTGAATATGCGTCCTATTAGTCTTGTGGCGACAGTTGAGGCGGCTATTGACGCGGTGCGTCCGACGGCAGAAACTAAGGCTATTCAACTTGTAGAAGTTTTACCTGCAAAATCTTTTCAGGTTTCAGGTGATTCAGATCGCTTGCAGCAGGTTATTTGGAATTTACTTTCTAACGCGATTAAGTTTACACCTGAAGGCGGGCGCGTAGAAGTGAGGTTGGAATATGTTGAGGATCAATCAATTAGCGGTGCTTATGCTCAACTACAAGTAATTGATACAGGTAAAGGTATTAGTGGGGAATTTTTGCCTTATGTTTTTGAACGATTCCGCCAAGCTGATAGTTCTAGCACTAGATCTTATGGGGGATTGGGACTAGGATTAGCAATTGTACGCCAGTTGGTAGAAGTACACGGTGGAACTGTGGAAGCGGACAGTGCAGGGGAGGGTAAGGGCGCAACGTTTACTGTAAAATTGCCACTTTTGAATAGTCCTAAGTTTGAGTCGCTGAGTGCTGAGTCGGATACTGTTTCAGAAGGCAACACTGAGGATTTAATATTATCTGGTTTGCGGGTACTGGTGGTTGAAGATGACGTTGATTCAAGAGAGTTTTTAATTACGGTACTGCAACAGGATGGCGCAGAAGTTACAGCCGTAGCATCGGTAAGCGAAGCACTTGGGGTGCTAGAAAGTCGCCAATTTGATGTATTAGTCAGCGATATTGGTATGCCAGTTGAGGACGGTTACTCGCTGATTCGTAAGGTGAGGGTTTTGCAGACACAAGCAGAAATTCCGGCGATCGCTCTTACAGCATACGCGAGAGATGAAGATCGCCAGCAAGCTTTGTTAGCAGGATTTCAGATGCACGTTTCTAAGCCTATTGAACCAGGTAAGTTAGTGGCAATGGTGGCGAAAGTTAGTGGACGTAGCAGTTGA